The Thalassomonas actiniarum genome contains the following window.
CGCTTGGAGCTTAAAATCGGCGATACTTTGACCTTCCAGCTCGGCAGTGAGTTTTTCACTGTGCCTGTTACCAGTATCCGCGAAGTGAACTGGCAGTCGATGCAGCCGAACTTCTTTATGATCTTCAGCCCGGGCGTGCTGGCAGATTTTCCTGCCACCTATATTTCATCGCTGTATATACCCGATGAAAAAGATCAAGCCCTGCAAGACTTTATGACGCAGCATCCGACCATTTCCATGATAGATGTCGATGCCATGATAGGTCAGCTGCACAGCGTGATCGAACAGGTATCGCTGGCGGTGGAGTTTATCCTGGTACTGGTGGTGATCGCAGGCTCCCTGGTCTTGGTGGCGCAGGTACAGGCCAGCATGGAAGAGCGCGAGCGTGAAGTGGCTATTTTAAGAACCTTGGGAGCAAAAGGCGCCTTACTGAGGAACAGTGTCTTGTTCGAATTTGTCGCCCTGGGAGCGATTGCCGGTTTTATGGCCAGTATTGCCATGGAGATCGCCGTGTACTTTTTACAAACCCGGGTATTTGATATGAGCGCCAGTTTGCACTTTCAATACTGGGGGCTGGGGATCGTGTCCGGTGGCCTTTTTGTCGGCTTGGTGGGCATGCTCAGCTGTTGGCGCTTGCTTAATATGTCAAGTGTGACCCTGATCCGGCGGACCATGTAATTTGCATCGCCTGACTATATTACTGGTCCGGTAACCGAATAAATAAAGGCTTGCTGCAACAAGCCTTTATTCTTTGCGAACATACCCGGCTTGCTTTTTTGCCGTTATTTGGCCAGCAACTGCGTTAATGCCTGTGCTAGTGTCGGGTACTCAAAGGCGAAACCGGCATCAAGCAGTTTTTTCGGTACTACATGCTGGCCGTGGATCAAGAGTTCAGCCATTTCCCCTATCAAGAGTTTTAATACCGGGCCCGGCATAGGCATAAAGCAGGGGCGGCCTAGTTGGCTTGCCAGTGTCTGGCTAAACTCCTTATTGCTGACCGGTGTTGGCGCGGTCAAGTTTACCGCTTGGGAAATGTTCTCTTGTTGCAGCAGGTAGTTCAGCGCCTGGCAGTAGTCGTCTATATGTATCCAGGGCATAAACTGAGCGCCATCGGCAATCGGCCCGCCCAGTCCGAAAGAAAAGGGCGGCAGCATTTTTGCTAAGGCCCCGCCATTTTTGCTTAAGACAATACCGGTACGCAGCAGGCAAACCCGGGTCTTTTCCCGGCACAGCAGGGCTTTTTCTTCCCAGGTCCGGCATAATTCGTGGCTGAACTCCGGATAACAATCAGCAAAATCTTCATCTATATCTAATGCTTGCTGGCGGCCATAATAGCCGATGGCAGAGCCGGAAAGGAAAACCTCCGGCGGGGAGGCGGATTGGTTGATCAATTGTGCAAGCTGTTCGGTAACCTGCCAGCGGCTTTGACACAAGCGTTGTTTTTGCTTTTCACTCCAGCGGCTATCTGCCAGCGATTCCCCTTGCAGGTTGATCACCGCATCAAAGGCATCCAGGTTCTCAAAGCCCTGTAAATGCTGGATCAAGACAATGTCTTTTTTATCCTGGTGTTCTTTTGCACCTCCTGGCAATTGGTTGCTGAGCGATGGTGGATGAATTTGCCGGCTCAGGACGGTAAAGTGATGTTGATGCAAATATTTGTTAATAAAATGCCGGCCGATTAAGCCGGTGCCCCCGGTGATCAGGATATTCATATCATTGCACCTTTGCCTGTTTTAGTATCGAGCTTAGTCTATTTTGTTTGCCTGCGGGCTTAATCTTTTTAATTTATGACAAAGCTTGGGCCTGCTGGGTAAAAAATGTGCAATACCATGAATTAATTATCAAAATTTATTACGGCTTTTAAGGCATTTTAGCGTATAGTTTGGGCTTTAAAATCAAGAACAAAAGAAAAGTTTATTTATGGGATTAACCAGCAAAAACAGTAGTGCCGTTAAGGCGCTTTTGGTGACCGCCGCTCTTTTTATTATTCTTGCGGGCATTAAAACCGCGGCGAATATTTTAGTACCGTTTTTATTGTCGGTCTTTATCGCCATCATCTGCAATCCCCTGGTGGCAAAAGCCAGCAAATACAAAATCCCCAATGTGATTTCCGTACTCTTGGTGATCCTGATTTTTGTCACCGTCGCCCTTTCCCTGGCAGGCCTGGTAGGGAAATCCCTGAATGAGTTATCCCTGTTGTTGCCTGAATACCGGGCGCAGCTCAAAGACCAGTTTATCTGGGTAACGGAAAAACTCGCCAACTACAATATTCAGATTTCCTCTGCGGTGCTGGTGGAGTATTTTGACCCGGGGGCGGCCATGAGCCTGGCGGCGGATATGCTCAGCGGCCTGGGAGGCGTGATGGCCAATATGTTTTTGATCATCATGACGGTGGTTTTTATGTTGTTTGAAGCCTCAGGTATCCCGAAAAAGTTGCATCTGGCGTTGGACGATCCCGAAATGCGCCTGAAGCAAATCGATAAGTTCCTTTCTTCGGTGAACCATTATATTGCGATTAAAACCCTGGTCAGTATTGCCACCGGGGTCTGCGTTTCCGTGATGTTGTGGGCCTTTGGCCTGGACTTTTTCCTGCTGTGGGGCGTGCTGGCATTTTTGCTTAATTATATTCCCAATATCGGCTCTATCATTGCGGCGGTACCGGCGATGTCTTTGGCGGTATTGCAGCTCGGACCGGGCAGTGCCGGGCTTATCGGTTTAGGTTATCTGATGATCAATACCGTGATGGGCAATGCGGTAGAGCCCAGATACCTGGGAAGAGGCCTGGGCCTGTCTACCTTAGTGGTATTCCTATCGTTAATCTTTTGGGGCTGGCTGTTGGGCACGGTAGGCATGTTATTGTCTGTGCCTTTAACCATGATAGTAAAAATCGCCCTGGAAAGTTCGTCGGAAGGCCGCTGGCTGGCTGTGCTCTTGTCTGGGAATGAGTCTGGGAATGAAAGCGGGAATGAGCCGGAAAATGAAGCCGGGCAGAAGGCTTAGTGCTGACGCTTACCTGATAAATACAGATCTTGCCTTGATGGATATTTGAATGTAAGGAGTGCTGTTGATGGACAAGTATATCGTCACCAAAGAAGAAATTGACGACTATCCCGGGATTGAGAAAACACATTTTCTCAATAACAAAGCGGTGCGCCGCAATAAATCCCTGGGCGATCTTACCGGCTTAAACGGCATAGGTTTTCATATTATTGAGATCCGGCCGGGATTTGAGTCCACCGAGTTTCATCAGCATTTTTTTGAAGAAGAATGCGTATATATTCTTGCCGGAGAAGCTGAAGCGAGGATCGGTGATGATATCAGCCGGGTAAAGGCTGGTGATTTTATCGGTTACCGGGCGGGGGGCCTGGCCCATAGCCTGAAAAATACCGGTGATCAACTGTTAAGGTGTATCGTGGTCGGCCAGCGCTTGGAACATGATGTTGCCGATTATCCGGATTTGCAAAAGCGTATTTTTCGCAATAAAGGCTGTCAGTGGAACCTGGTGGATATTGCTGCGATCGAAACGCCGGTGGCGGGGGAGAAAAAGTAGTAAAGGAAAGCTGACATGGGCAGGCATTGGAAGGGATAGCCAATGCCTGCGTTTAGCTGTTAGCGCTTATAACGCTCTTTGGTGACGCTTGATCGCCCTGGCGATACGTTTGGCGGCACGGGTCACGGTTTTTCTGCTGGGGTGCAGACCGTCGCCCATATGTTCGAAACCTTTCCAGAAATCAAGGACAATAGCGCCTGGCATTTCGCTTTCCAGCCTGGTGCGGTAGAGGTCCCGGTAAGCATTGTAGCTCTCTTCACCTATGATCCAGGGCCAGCCCAGGGCGGTACGGAAAAGCTCCAGCTCTAAATTTTCATAAGCTGGGGTATAGCCGTAAATCGGGGTGATGCCTTTTTCCAGCGCCTTTTTGCCGACGGCAATGAGATTGTCAATAGAGGCATTCATCTGATCTTCACTGCATTCCATGGTGAGTTCCATGGCAATACCGAAGGCATCGGGATGCATGCAGTCGTTGCCCTTCACGATCACCAGGTAATTGGCATTGACGTTATCCCCTGAGGATACCCGGGCCAGGGCTTTTTGAAACTGGGTATCGTAACTGTCCCAGCCGGGGCCGACGCATTCAGGTCCCGGATAACAGCCGAGGCGGGTAAAACTGGTGGCGCCCGCCTGGGCTTCGTTAATGACATGTCCCGAAAGGCTTCTTTCCCTTACCAGGGCA
Protein-coding sequences here:
- a CDS encoding TIGR01777 family oxidoreductase, with the protein product MNILITGGTGLIGRHFINKYLHQHHFTVLSRQIHPPSLSNQLPGGAKEHQDKKDIVLIQHLQGFENLDAFDAVINLQGESLADSRWSEKQKQRLCQSRWQVTEQLAQLINQSASPPEVFLSGSAIGYYGRQQALDIDEDFADCYPEFSHELCRTWEEKALLCREKTRVCLLRTGIVLSKNGGALAKMLPPFSFGLGGPIADGAQFMPWIHIDDYCQALNYLLQQENISQAVNLTAPTPVSNKEFSQTLASQLGRPCFMPMPGPVLKLLIGEMAELLIHGQHVVPKKLLDAGFAFEYPTLAQALTQLLAK
- a CDS encoding SGNH/GDSL hydrolase family protein, whose translation is MLKFSYLKSVKRLFSSVFITMSFLSSAAWADHKSTEAPLLIIGASYANATTPFFSDLQAPLAGTAVNLGTYLSLGNALVRERSLSGHVINEAQAGATSFTRLGCYPGPECVGPGWDSYDTQFQKALARVSSGDNVNANYLVIVKGNDCMHPDAFGIAMELTMECSEDQMNASIDNLIAVGKKALEKGITPIYGYTPAYENLELELFRTALGWPWIIGEESYNAYRDLYRTRLESEMPGAIVLDFWKGFEHMGDGLHPSRKTVTRAAKRIARAIKRHQRAL
- a CDS encoding cupin domain-containing protein, with protein sequence MDKYIVTKEEIDDYPGIEKTHFLNNKAVRRNKSLGDLTGLNGIGFHIIEIRPGFESTEFHQHFFEEECVYILAGEAEARIGDDISRVKAGDFIGYRAGGLAHSLKNTGDQLLRCIVVGQRLEHDVADYPDLQKRIFRNKGCQWNLVDIAAIETPVAGEKK
- a CDS encoding AI-2E family transporter; protein product: MGLTSKNSSAVKALLVTAALFIILAGIKTAANILVPFLLSVFIAIICNPLVAKASKYKIPNVISVLLVILIFVTVALSLAGLVGKSLNELSLLLPEYRAQLKDQFIWVTEKLANYNIQISSAVLVEYFDPGAAMSLAADMLSGLGGVMANMFLIIMTVVFMLFEASGIPKKLHLALDDPEMRLKQIDKFLSSVNHYIAIKTLVSIATGVCVSVMLWAFGLDFFLLWGVLAFLLNYIPNIGSIIAAVPAMSLAVLQLGPGSAGLIGLGYLMINTVMGNAVEPRYLGRGLGLSTLVVFLSLIFWGWLLGTVGMLLSVPLTMIVKIALESSSEGRWLAVLLSGNESGNESGNEPENEAGQKA